Within Romboutsia sp. CE17, the genomic segment TTTTGGTCAAATCGCATTAATACTTATTGTAACAATGATAGCAGCCGTAGACCAATATAGTTTCTTAGAGTCTATTTATAGACCTATAGTAATTGGACCGATAATAGGAGCTATCATGGGAGATTTAAAAACAGGACTTATGATAGGTGCATCATATGAACTTATGATGATAGGGGCAATGCCAGTTGGAGGTGCTCAACCACCAAATCCCGTTATAGGAGGAATAATGGCAACAGTATTTGGCATAAGCTTAAATTTAGATGTTTCAGCAGCATTACCACTTGCAATACCATTTGCTTTACTGGGTCAATACGCAGTTACAGCTTTATTTACAGTAGTATCTCCATTAATGGTTAAGGCTGATAAATATGCACAAGAAAGTAATCCAGCAGGAATAGTAAAATTAAATTATTTAACAATGGGATTACTAGCATTATTATTTGCTTTAATAGTGCTTGCAGGATTAGTTGCAGGTTCTGCAGTAGGAGAGCAATTAACTAGCAAAGTACCAGCTTGGGTATCCACAGGATTATCAGCAGCAGGAAAGATGATGCCAGCTCTAGGATTTGGTATGTTACTAAGAGTAATGTATAGTAAAGAGTTAGCAATGTTCTTATTTGTAGGATTTGTATTTGTTGCATATATGCAATTACCATTATTAGCAGTAGCGCTTATAGGTGTTGCTATAGCTGTATATGACTTCCAAATGAATACAAGAAATATA encodes:
- a CDS encoding PTS mannose/fructose/sorbose/N-acetylgalactosamine transporter subunit IIC, encoding MDLGFGQIALILIVTMIAAVDQYSFLESIYRPIVIGPIIGAIMGDLKTGLMIGASYELMMIGAMPVGGAQPPNPVIGGIMATVFGISLNLDVSAALPLAIPFALLGQYAVTALFTVVSPLMVKADKYAQESNPAGIVKLNYLTMGLLALLFALIVLAGLVAGSAVGEQLTSKVPAWVSTGLSAAGKMMPALGFGMLLRVMYSKELAMFLFVGFVFVAYMQLPLLAVALIGVAIAVYDFQMNTRNIPKVKEADTDGI